From Carassius auratus strain Wakin chromosome 9, ASM336829v1, whole genome shotgun sequence:
attttcaaGGATTGTTGAAACAACAAACTTGTTTCTGTTCATGTactctgtgtttttgttgtgaatGAAAACCCATTTTTCTGTTTCCTCAGATCAAAAGAAACATGGATGGATGGGTGCCGCCTCAGTTTCACACGTTGTCAGACCATAAGAAGTTTTGTCAAGACAGTTCCCTCACGATGGACCAAGGCACGCCATACAGCAtaaacatgaatgtttttttacCGGACGTCACCTACCTACGGACCGGCATGTGTAGACCCGTGAGGTCCGCGGCGCCTCAGATAAAGACAGAACCTCTGCATTCGTCTTTCAACTACTCAAGTTGCCACGGTTCGGTTGCACCCAGCGTTACGCATGCAGAGTACACAAACCTCTACAGCCCAGCTACGGAAATGGGTAGCAATGTTTACGTCAAGCATGAGACGCCGTCCCACGAATTCCCAGATGTTCCACTTTTTCAGCTGTTGAATTCGGAGCTCGAGCCCAATGGTGGCCACCCTTGCACAGATTCCCACAATGCCACATGCCCTCCGATGCCAACATATAACGGCATTCACACACACCCCGGCCAGATTGCAGAACGGCCGCATTGTAATATGAGCAACAGTGGATATTCACTACCTACCCAGTTTGGTCAGTATCTTCAGAAGAGGGCGGCCTATCTACCACCCTCCCCTCCAAACTCAGAACCGGGCAGCCCGGACAGGAGGAAAGAACTCATACAGAACTTATCTCCACCTCCGTCATATGCTGCCAGCATGGCGTCTAAAATGGCAGGTCTTACCCCTGGACCAGCACTTTCTGGCCAAACACAAGCAGTACCTGCCCAATACAACCGCAGAAACAATCCCGATCTAGAAAAAAGGAGAATACATCACTGTGATGTACCAGGTGAGATTGAATTTAGCATCTAGACACTTTAGTTTCTGATTATAGTATGCACTTTATTTGGAAAATAACATTCAAGGCCTTAAAAGGAAACTGCTTTTTCCACATAGTCCATATGACGCAGGGCAGGCTTAAGTCACTATTCAGATGATTTAATGTTGTTGAATAGATATTGCGAACTGACATGACTAAACCTCAGGCAATTACCGGTCTCTGGGTTGGACTTAGACTGACTAAGAGGCTTAGGACACAATGGTGAAACCATTTGACGTTGTATATGAGGCTACTGGACAAGTCAGAGCTGGCCAGCGTGTTAGTTCAAAGTGTAGTTCACCCCTAAATGGAAATTtcctcacccttgtgttgttcaaAGCCAGAATATTAAGCTTTTGGCAAACTATcccaataatatttatataatgtatatgagCTTAAAAGTTATGGTATGTATTAACATTTGTTGTATTCTTATGCATCAGGATGTAAGAAGGTCTACACCAAGTCCTCACATTTGAAGGCCCATTTACGTACTCACACAGGTAAGACATTTGATGAACATTATCACACAAAATCAGAGCTGTTCACACAATTCTCAGTGTGGTATTGCTGTCACATATGACAACAACATAtcatttaatatgaaaaatatttgttaGTTATAAATCCAGAGATTACAGAATTCACAAGTTTTCAGTTAGAGTCATCTAGTCCATTTAGTCCGCCAATTTTTTCACAGGAAAATCCTGAAAATTTGACAAGGAACCTTCTAAATATAACTAAAACTTATCTTTTCCAACTGAAGTGATGAACTGAAGTCCCAGATATGGTGAAGGATTCATAAGAGTGATTACTTGAATTACTTGAgtcattttgaatgaattcattaaaagGACTGGCTCATAAGGGTCATTAAAGGTACAACAGTGCTTGTGTTGCATTGATTTGATTCACTGAAAACAACCAGATTTGACATTTGTTGGTAAACCAGACTCCAgtaagtcaacatttgaagtggatcaaaacttttcatcaaagttgtcctaaaacctaaaaccaaaatgcgttcttgtcttaggacaactttgatgaacttttttgatccacttcagatGTCGACTACTGTCAgtcttattttgtgttattgagtGTGACTCTACAGAAAGAGCTTTTCTTGCCATTATTACGCTTGTACACAGCATTCTATCTCATCAAATTTTGGTAGTGTTCTCCCCTCAACCTGTGTTGGCCTGTTTTGTTGCAGGCGAAAAGCCATACAAGTGCTCATGGGAGGGGTGCGACTGGCGATTCGCCCGCTCTGACGAGCTAACGCGCCACTTCAGGAAGCACACAGGGGCCAAACCTTTCCAGTGCGCCGTATGTAGCCGTTGCTTCTCCCGATCGGACCACCTGGCCCTCCACATGAAAAGACACCAGAACTAGAACCGCCGGCTCTCGTTGTTCTGACGGTGCTGCAGGAGGGCTATCAGGACCTCTGTTGATGATACTAATTAGGATTTGGGTGTGTTGGTTAATCTTGGGTTTTGGCAGTTCATCAGGTACAATGGGACCAAACCCTGCTGTCAGTGCGGCTCCTGTGGTCATAAAACCAGCTAATTGATGAGAACTTGTCTCATTTGCCAGATGGGACATTCTTTTgacatgtttgtttgtctgtttgtttatttgtttgtctgcATACATTGAGGTCATCATTTATGACATGAACTACTTTTAATGTGCCTTTTTTACCTTGTAGAATGGAGGCGCCATGTAAAATGTACAACGTTCAAGAACTTGTGGGCAGTTTTAATCTTCTCTAAAGTAATATTCCAGATTGAATACAAGTTAAGATTAATTGACttcatttgtggcataatgttgatcaTGTTAAACACACAAATAAGTTTGATTTTGTGGCTATACTGTTGAAACATTGAGAACTTTGACGTTTACAAGATTGgccccattgacttctattgtaaatcattgtaaaaaaaaaaaaaaaaaaaaaaacttatggtaatcaacattatgccacaggTTTATTAGAGATTAACTTTtattgaacccagaatattcctgtAAATGGCTACTCATACTTGTATCACAAGGTAAGTCATAAAATGCACTGTGGTCTTGGTTGTAGAACCAAACTGCAGAACAGTCATGAGaatgtgatccacaaacactgaGTCACAATGAATTAATGTCTTTTAAAAGCAGCACTTGATAAGAAACAGAGCTTCAGAAATTTGTGCAGGAGCCGCCGTGTAATTAGAAAATTAAATGTAGCTTCAGAACACCAAAGAGTTGGATGAAGTCCAAACTATGATATGTTTTGAAGAGGATTCTGACGAAGATTTGCTTTATGTAGGGGAAATGTTTGAAAGAGCACAATCTAAAGATTGATTGAACTACTTTATGTTAATTCCTGTGTTTTACTGAAACGCAATAAGTGGTACAAATGCTGTATTTTTCCTGGCAAGAGGACAGGTCGGATATCGATTTCTTCCATAGTTGTTTATTTTCCTTACTATGCATTTGTTTGGGATAAATGATAgctttaaatgtacatataatgtgtatttattttgccaagattatttttttttcttctattttataaaatgtaacaacGCTTACATGAAATGAGCACCGGGCTACTGGGAAGTGGTTTTAGAAATCTTTGTTCAAACTAATAGCGCTCTAAACGGCCGCATTATGTGGAACAATGTGGCAGCTGATTGTTTACATTAGTTGGTTTGGCTTATGGTGTGTGTTACATCTGTTTGTGTGGCCCCATAAAACCTCTTATTTTCCATTACAGTGATAAAAATGTTTTCCGCCTTATTTTTCAGAGATTGCAAATGCGCAACAGAAGGGACTCGTTACACATGACAATCTGATGATGTTCCTGAGATAGAAGTAAAATAGATTGGGGACATATGGAGTTTGTTTTTATCTGAGGTAATGTAATACGAGGATCC
This genomic window contains:
- the LOC113108530 gene encoding Krueppel-like factor 5, whose translation is MDGWVPPQFHTLSDHKKFCQDSSLTMDQGTPYSINMNVFLPDVTYLRTGMCRPVRSAAPQIKTEPLHSSFNYSSCHGSVAPSVTHAEYTNLYSPATEMGSNVYVKHETPSHEFPDVPLFQLLNSELEPNGGHPCTDSHNATCPPMPTYNGIHTHPGQIAERPHCNMSNSGYSLPTQFGQYLQKRAAYLPPSPPNSEPGSPDRRKELIQNLSPPPSYAASMASKMAGLTPGPALSGQTQAVPAQYNRRNNPDLEKRRIHHCDVPGCKKVYTKSSHLKAHLRTHTGEKPYKCSWEGCDWRFARSDELTRHFRKHTGAKPFQCAVCSRCFSRSDHLALHMKRHQN